One window of Micromonas commoda chromosome 1, complete sequence genomic DNA carries:
- a CDS encoding predicted protein: MHAPKRPRLRGRGGGLSSDAGLEIQPAQLSTRSVDVLHSLLPSRSFRCSHPGCTRVLRDLAGLKRHVTRIHGGGSASLVFDASRGELDLADSDVSRTEQDQQQCALPKQLASFDEDRRRSAGEIISMSSGLDRLDTSGDHVGSMLQSAAPINQVSEDKGPVDVNGVRYSGGDVDILRHWRHRSIVLQRMWSKDGDPTRDWRGVTFEQSRADAFIRDRVTDIELDDTGLTGVIPVELAHLDALRTVSMRGNGLTSMPFEIGQCALLRNLRLSNNNLREIPRAVGDLVNLEQLWLGGNKLAQCPKELSKLRSLRVLELSNNELISMPAEIGDMPTLNAVFLNNNRRLLTVPHSFGEAMKRGVGVLLDIHTRVLEAAEAQIGNWSTPGPGGEDARALRTVRERWQCDDLRNRVWNDPVSDPLTWKGVGVCNGRVTLLSLTGEKLTGMVPPEISQLSFLRVLSLGGNKLSALPPEFNQLRLLEELELFGNELTTIDLTGLNSLRRLDLYGNRLRAFPESMHSLQNLASVMVWRNPIREGRGIISDLRAAGVSVYVDDEHFINE; the protein is encoded by the exons ATGCATGCCCCCAAGCGCCCGCGTCTGCGGGGGAGGGGGGGGGGGCTATCTTCCGACGCGGGCCTCGAGATCCAACCCGCGCAACTCTCCACGCGATCCGTCGACGTCTTGCACTCCCTCCTCCCCTCCCGCTCCTTCAGGTGCAGCCATCCTGGATGCACACGCGTGTTGCGCGATCTGGCCGGTTTGAAGCGGCACGTCACGAGAATACACGGGGGTGGCAGTGCGTCCCTCGTCTTCGACGCATCACGCGGTGAGCTGGACCTCGCCGACTCGGACGTCTCTCGCACAGAACAGGATCAGCAACAGTGCGCGTTGCCCAAGCAGCTTGCTTCATTTGACGAAGACAGACGTCGATCAGCGGGCGAAATAATTTCGATGTCGAGCGGGCTGGATAGATTGGACACATCCGGCGATCATGTCGGGTCCATGCTGCAATCAGCGGCGCCTATCAACCAAGTCTCAGAAGACAAAGGACCCGTGGACGTGAACGGCGTGCGGTatagcggcggcgacgtagaCATCCTGCGTCACTGGCGGCATCGCAGCATCGTACTGCAACGAATGTGGTCTAAGGACGGGGATCCAACTCGTGATTGGCGCGGTGTGACTTTCGAACAGTCAAGGGCGGATGCCTTTATTAGGGATAGGGTGACGGATATCGAGCTGGATGATACAGGTCTGACTGGTGTGATTCCGGTCGAGCTGGCGCACCTAGACGCATTGCGTACGGTGAGCATGCGCGGCAACGGGTTAACATCTATGCCGTTTGAAATCGGGCAGTGCGCATTGCTGCGGAACCTTCGCCTGAGCAACAATAACCTGAGGGAGATACCAAGGGCCGTCGGCGATCTCGTGAACCTAGAGCAGCTGTGGCTCGGTGGAAATAAACTTGCGCAGTGTCCCAAGGAACTGTCAAAGCTTCGCTCGCTGCGCGTGCTGGAACTCTCGAACAATGAATTGATATCG ATGCCCGCCGAGATCGGCGACATGCCTACACTCAACGCGGTCTTCCTTAACAATAACCGCCGTCTATTGACAGTCCCGCACTCGTTCGGCGAGGCGATGAAACGCGGCGTGGGGGTCCTGCTTGATATCCACACTCGCGTGCTCGAAGCTGCCGAGGCTCAAATTGGAAACTGGAGTACTCCGGGTCCCGGTGGTGAGGATGCACGCGCGCTACGCACCGTTCGCGAGCGATGGCAGTGTGATGACTTGCGCAATCGCGTGTGGAATGACCCTGTTTCGGACCCTCTGACATGGAAGGGTGTGGGCGTATGTAATGGTCGGGTGACCCTACTGAGCCTGACGGGCGAGAAGCTGACGGGCATG GTACCCCCGGAGATATCCCAACTGAGCTTTCTCCGCGTGCTGTCGCTTGGGGGTAACAAACTGAGTGCCCTCCCACCCGAGTTTAACCAGTTGCGCTTGCTCGAGGAACTGGAGCTCTTTGGCAACGAGCTGACCACTATCGACTTGACCGGGTTGAACTCCCTTCGAAGGCTGGACTTGTACGGTAATCGACTCCGGGCGTTTCCGGAGTCCATGCACAGTCTTCAAAATCTGGCCAGTGTCATGGTTTGGCGCAATCCAATCCGGGAAGGTCGCGGCATAATCAGcgatcttcgcgccgcgggagtTTCGGTAtatgtcgacgacgagcactTTATCAACGAGTAG
- a CDS encoding predicted protein — protein MGICMSSPPPRPMGYLDRRIREQLRSYVANEPELKRTRSFHAVVSTFDSMLRSFRGVRAVFDRMDADSSDTIDFDEFLIACEQLRVRKRWRILGSDDGVTADTLRALYLHADSNGDGTIDFREFVCLLALLYLMSDPAAPAMDDLHYDTQRVAHSAMTKALGAWLVFDPKGDGFIRRSQVTNVLDSLRLRTVHPQDRDMFRSLRKRLRGLPWDIYDTVTLQAFLMAVQEWTDLIPEETGSESSGRASPFGPFLSLTPRKSPVPRTLNVTPAKSTV, from the coding sequence ATGGGCATCTGCATGTCTTCCCCTCCACCTCGACCGATGGGCTATCTGGACCGCAGGATTCGCGAGCAGCTCCGTTCGTACGTTGCGAACGAGCCTGAGCTGAAGCGCACCCGCTCCTttcacgccgtcgtctcTACGTTCGACTCCATGCTACGATCTTTTCGAGGTGTTCGCGCGGTGTTCGACCGCATGGACGCAGATAGTAGCGACACCATCGACTTCGACGAATTTCTTATCGCATGCGAACAATTGCGCGTCAGAAAACGCTGGCGCATTTTGGGCTCCGACGACGGAGTGACGGCCGATACCTTGCGCGCGCTTTACCTCCACGCCGACTCGAACGGTGACGGCACGATCGACTTTAGGGAATTCGTctgcctcctcgcgctcttGTACCTGATGTCTGATccggccgcgcccgccatggACGACCTGCATTATGATACGCAACGCGTGGCGCATAGCGCGATGACTAAAGCTCTGGGCGCGTGGCTCGTGTTCGATCCCAAGGGTGACGGTTTCATTCGAAGATCCCAGGTCACTAACGTGCTGGACTCGCTCAGGTTACGAACAGTTCACCCGCAGGATCGCGACATGTTCAGATCGCTTAGAAAGCGACTCAGGGGGCTGCCGTGGGATATCTACGATACGGTGACCCTTCAAGCTTTTCTCATGGCTGTCCAGGAATGGACTGATCTCATCCCTGAGGAGACAGGTTCTGAATCATCTGGGCGCGCTTCACCATTTGGTCCATTCCTGTCGTTGACGCCAAGGAAAAGTCCGGTGCCCAGAACACTGAACGTCACCCCCGCCAAGAGCACAGTCTGA